The following are encoded in a window of Impatiens glandulifera chromosome 5, dImpGla2.1, whole genome shotgun sequence genomic DNA:
- the LOC124939985 gene encoding 2-oxoglutarate-dependent dioxygenase DAO-like — MKSSSSSSVPVIDLQKFPSESHNLIQACDQWGCFRIINHTIPTNLMSEMKSVIKFLLDLPAEVKIRNIDVIAGSGYVAPTKINPLYEALGLYDIGSSQAVREFCDQLEATPSQRYTIEKYSEAINELVMDIGRKICESLGLGSKNLFLEWPCQFRINKYSFTPEAVGSCGVQIHTDSGFLTILQDDENVGGLEVMDKETGVFLPIDPMPGSLLVNMGDLAKIWSNGRFYNVKHKVMCREASVRLSIALFVLGPKDTQMEAPAELLLDSDDTRLYVPVAFEEYRKLRLSKGMHAGEALSLLLQDAKQ; from the exons atgaaatcatcatcatcttcttctgtACCAGTGATCGATCTGCAGAAATTCCCATCAGAATCCCACAATCTGATCCAAGCTTGCGATCAATGGGGATGCTTCAGGATCATCAACCATACTATACCCACCAATTTGATGTCGGAAATGAAGTCGGTCATAAAATTCCTCCTCGACCTCCCAGCCGAAGTGAAAATCCGGAACATCGACGTCATCGCCGGAAGTGGGTATGTCGCTCCGACAAAGATTAATCCACTCTACGAGGCCCTGGGTCTCTACGACATCGGGTCCTCCCAAGCTGTCCGAGAGTTTTGCGACCAGCTTGAAGCTACTCCATCTCAAAG ATACACAATAGAGAAATATTCAGAGGCAATAAATGAACTGGTGATGGATATAGGACGGAAGATATGCGAAAGTTTAGGATTGGGTTCTAAAAATTTGTTCTTGGAATGGCCATGCCAGTTCAGGATTAACAAATACAGTTTCACACCCGAAGCTGTTGGGTCTTGTGGCGTTCAAATCCACACGGATTCTGGGTTCCTTACGATATTGCAGGACGATGAAAACGTAGGAGGCCTCGAAGTTATGGATAAGGAAACGGGTGTTTTCTTGCCGATCGATCCCATGCCTGGATCCCTTCTGGTCAACATGGGCGACTTAGCCAAA ATTTGGAGCAATGGAAGATTTTACAATGTGAAGCATAAAGTGATGTGCAGGGAAGCGAGTGTCCGACTGTCGATTGCTCTGTTTGTCCTGGGACCGAAAGACACTCAGATGGAAGCGCCGGCTGAGCTGCTGCTGGATTCCGATGATACTAGGTTATATGTCCCGGTGGCTTTTGAAGAGTATCGCAAACTCCGGCTTTCAAAGGGAATGCACGCGGGTGAAGCCCTTTCCCTCCTCTTACAAGATGCAAAACAGTGA
- the LOC124940046 gene encoding heme-binding protein 2-like: MAALGLLKLSFLLSLLRPNYYSNLNAGTAVKPPPSCSRIECPVYNVIDTGKDYEIRQYNSSMWMSTSSIQDISLVGAAKTGFLRLFDYIQGKNDFNEKVEMTAPVMTQVSPSDGPLYESSFVVSFYVPKKNQKNPPPANGLHAQKWKNTHVAVRQFGGFVKDFDVGVEAAALAESIANTKWAAAIGKSHAAEPTKVFTVAQYNSPFEFFGRVNEIWLTFEI, from the exons ATGGCGGCGCTAGGGTTACTCAAGCTCTCTTTCCTCTTAAGCCTTCTCAGACCTAATTACTACTCAAACCTAAACGCGGGCACAGCAGTAAAACCACCGCCGAGTTGCAGCCGAATCGAATGCCCTGTTTACAATGTTATCGACACCGGAAAAGATTACGAGATCCGTCAATACAATTCCTCCATGTGGATGTCCACTTCTTCTATTCAGGACATTTCCTTGGTCGGAGCCGCCAAAACGGGCTTCTTACG GTTATTTGATTACATACAAGGGAAGAATGATTTCAATGAGAAAGTAGAAATGACGGCGCCGGTTATGACACAAGTTTCCCCAAGCGACGGTCCTTTATACGAATCATCATTTGTTGTTAGTTTCTATGTCCCAAAGAAGAATCAGAAAAACCCTCCACCTGCAAACGGTCTCCATGCTCAGAAATGGAAGAATACCCACGTTGCCGTTAGACAGTTCGGTGGATTCGTTAAGGATTTTGATGTCGGCGTCGAGGCGGCGGCCTTAGCGGAAAGCATAGCCAACACCAAATGGGCGGCGGCGATTGGAAAGTCACATGCTGCCGAACCGACCAAGGTGTTTACGGTGGCGCAATACAATTCGCCGTTTGAGTTCTTTGGAAGGGTGAATGAGATATGGTTAACCTTTGaaatttga